Proteins encoded within one genomic window of Triticum aestivum cultivar Chinese Spring chromosome 2D, IWGSC CS RefSeq v2.1, whole genome shotgun sequence:
- the LOC100037568 gene encoding fasciclin-like arabinogalactan protein 8, which translates to MAAAARRLLLLLAVSLAALAAARAHNITDILDGYSEYSLYNNYLSQTKVCDEINGRSTVTCLVLTNGAMSSLVANLSLADVKNALRLLTLLDYYDPKKLHSLHGGSELTTTLYQTTGDASGDMGHVNITNLRGGKVGFASAEPGSKFQATYTKSVKEEPYNLSVLEVSDPITFPGLFTSPSAASTNLTALLEKAGCKRFARLIVSSGVVKTYQAAMDKGLTLFAPTDDAFQAKGLPDLGKLTSADLVALLEYHALPQYAPKASLKTMKGGIPTLASTGKGKYDLSVVAKGDDVSMDTGMDKSRVASTVLDDTPVTVHTVDSVLLPPELFGGAPSPAPGASVDAPASAPAPETSSAPAPSPKTDKTKPKHKSPAHSPPAPPADTPDTAPAESPDGDEEADKADNKNGATAVGMGIAAMVASVALVGATLL; encoded by the coding sequence atggccgccgccgcccgccgcctcctcctcctcctggccgtgtccctcgccgccctcgccgccgcccgcgcccacaaCATCACGGACATCCTCGACGGCTACTCCGAGTACTCGCTCTACAACAACTACCTTTCCCAGACCAAGGTCTGCGACGAGATCAACGGCCGCAGCACGGTGACCTGCCTCGTGCTCACCAACGGCGCCATGTCCTCCCTCGTCGCCAACCTCTCCCTCGCCGACGTCAAGAACGCGCTCCGCCTGCTCACCCTCCTCGACTACTACGACCCCAAGAAGCTGCACTCGCTCCACGGCGGCTCCGAGCTCACCACCACGCTCTACCAGACCACCGGCGACGCCTCCGGGGACATGGGCCACGTCAACATCACCAACCTCCGCGGCGGCAAGGTCGGCTTCGCCTCCGCCGAGCCCGGCTCCAAGTTCCAGGCCACCTACACCAAGTCCGTCAAGGAGGAGCCGTACAACCTCTCCGTCCTCGAGGTCTCCGACCCCATCACCTTCCCGGGCCTCTTCACCTCCCCGTCCGCCGCCTCCACCAACCTCACCGCGCTCCTCGAGAAGGCCGGCTGCAAGCGCTTCGCGCGCCTCATCGTGTCGTCCGGGGTCGTCAAGACGTACCAGGCGGCCATGGACAAGGGGCTCACCCTGTTCGCGCCCACCGACGACGCGTTCCAGGCCAAGGGCCTGCCGGATCTGGGCAAGCTCACCAGCGCCGACCTCGTGGCGCTGCTGGAGTACCACGCCTTGCCGCAGTACGCGCCCAAGGCGTCGCTCAAGACCATGAAGGGCGGCATCCCGACCCTGGCCTCCACCGGCAAGGGGAAGTACGACCTCTCCGTGGTTGCCAAGGGCGACGACGTGTCCATGGACACCGGCATGGACAAGTCCCGCGTCGCGTCCACGGTGCTCGACGACACCCCGGTGACCGTGCACACGGTGGACAGCGTGCTGCTGCCGCCGGAGCTCTTCGGCGGCGCGCCGTCGCCGGCACCCGGAGCGTCGGTCGATGCACCTGCGTCGGCCCCTGCACCAGAAACCTCCtccgcgccggcgccctcgcccaAGACCGACAAGACGAAACCGAAGCACAAGTCGCCAGCGCATtccccgcccgcgccgccggctGATACGCCTGACACGGCCCCCGCCGAGTCGCCGGACGGAGACGAGGAGGCGGACAAGGCCGACAACAAGAACGGCGCGACCGCGGTGGGCATGGGCATTGCGGCCATGGTGGCCTCTGTCGCTCTGGTCGGCGCGACACTCCTCTGA